The Populus alba chromosome 6, ASM523922v2, whole genome shotgun sequence genome contains a region encoding:
- the LOC118030708 gene encoding putative pentatricopeptide repeat-containing protein At3g11460, mitochondrial codes for MTMKTKLYHHLQSTTTRNPQWNTLLREAANKSLFNKALSLYLHMLRSGASPNAFTFPFAIKSCAALSLPITGKQLHCHVFKTGCLLEPFVQTSLISMYGKCSLIDNARKLFDENPQSRKLTVCYNSLLSGYALNSRVKDVVVLFCEMRELGVEINGVTMLGLVQPCGIPGNLGLGMSVHGFCVKFGLDMDSSVGNCLLTMYVKSGEIDCGRKLFNEMPRKGLITWNAMINGYAQNGLANNVLELYKEMESKGFCPDPVTLVGVLSSCAHLGALSVGKEVERKMEGFGFSSNPFLNNALINMYARCGNLKKARDIFDGMPVKSVVSWTAIIGGYGMHGQGEVAVELFDEMIRGGIKPDGTAFVSVLSACSHAGLTNKGLDYFGVMERKYRLRPGAEHYSCMVDLLGRAGRLNEARELIESMQVRADGALWGALLGACKIHRNVELAELAFERVIELEPTNTGYYVLLSNVYTEARNLEGILRVRMLMRERKLKKDPGCSYVEFKGRVHLFFAGDRNHPQTNEIYKKLNELENLVKDLDGCKKNDHERREEYLNSMGVHSEKLAVAFALLNTRKETEIIIIKNLRICGDCHLFIKLVSKIVDRQFVVRDATRFHHFKNGFCSCKEYW; via the coding sequence ATGACTATGAAGACCAAACTATATCACCATCTCCAATCAACGACAACAAGGAACCCTCAATGGAACACCCTTTTAAGAGAAGCAGCAAACAAATCCCTTTTCAACAAAGCTCTCTCTCTATACCTCCACATGCTCCGCTCTGGGGCATCGCCAAACGCCTTCACTTTCCCATTCGCTATCAAATCCTGTGCCGCGCTTTCTCTCCCTATCACGGGAAAACAGCTCCATTGTCACGTCTTTAAAACCGGGTGCTTATTAGAACCTTTTGTACAAACCTCTTTGATATCTATGTACGGTAAGTGCAGCTTGATCGATAATGCACGCAAATTGTTTGATGAAAATCCTCAATCGAGAAAATTAACCGTTTGTTACAATTCTTTGTTATCTGGTTATGCATTGAATTCTAGAGTTAAAGATGTGGTCGTGTTGTTTTGTGAAATGAGGGAATTGGGCGTGGAAATTAATGGGGTTACGATGTTGGGTTTGGTTCAGCCTTGTGGGATCCCGGGGAATTTGGGATTGGGGATGAGTGTTCATGGTTTTTGTGTGAAGTTTGGTTTGGATATGGATTCATCTGTTGGGAATTGTTTGCTTACAATGTATGTGAAAAGTGGGGAAATTGATTGTGGAAGGAAGCTGTTTAATGAAATGCCGCGGAAAGGGTTGATCACTTGGAATGCAATGATTAATGGGTATGCTCAAAACGGGCTTGCTAATAATGTTTTGGAACTTTATAAGGAGATGGAATCGAAAGGGTTTTGTCCTGACCCTGTAACACTTGTTGGGGTTCTTTCTTCTTGTGCTCATCTTGGTGCACTTAGTGTTGGTAAGGAGGTAGAGAGGAAAATGGAGGGTTTTGGGTTTAGCTCAAATCCGTTTTTGAATAATGCTTTGATTAATATGTATGCGAGATGTGGTAATTTGAAAAAGGCTAGGGATATATTTGATGGCATGCCAGTGAAAAGTGTAGTTTCATGGACGGCAATCATAGGTGGGTATGGAATGCATGGACAAGGAGAGGTTGCCGTGGAGCTTTTTGATGAGATGATTAGGGGTGGAATTAAACCTGATGGCACAGCTTTTGTAAGTGTTTTGTCTGCATGCAGTCATGCAGGATTGACTAACAAAGGGTTGGATTATTTTGGTGTCATGGAGAGGAAGTACAGGTTGCGGCCTGGTGCAGAGCATTACTCTTGTATGGTGGATCTTTTAGGACGTGCAGGTCGGCTCAATGAGGCCCGGGAGCTTATTGAGTCTATGCAAGTGAGAGCTGATGGTGCATTATGGGGGGCCCTTTTGGGTGCTTGTAAAATCCACAGAAATGTAGAGTTAGCAGAGTTGGCTTTTGAGCGGGTAATTGAGCTTGAACCTACAAATACTGGCTACTATGTTTTGTTATCTAATGTATATACTGAGGCAAGGAATTTGGAGGGGATACTGAGAGTTCGGATGTTGATGAGGGAGCGGAAGCTCAAAAAGGATCCAGGGTGTAGTTATGTAGAATTTAAAGGGAGAGTTCACCTTTTCTTTGCTGGAGATAGAAATCATCCTCAAACAAATGAAATATACAAAAAGTTGAATGAGTTAGAAAATTTGGTGAAGGACCTTGATGGATGTAAGAAGAACGAtcatgagagaagagaagaatatCTTAATAGTATGGGTGTGCATAGCGAAAAGTTGGCTGTTGCATTTGCACTCTTAAACACCAGGAAAGAAACagagattattattataaaaaatcttaggATATGCGGAGATTGTCACTTGTTCATAAAATTGGTTAGCAAGATTGTGGATCGTCAATTTGTTGTCAGAGATGCAACCCGCTTTCACCATTTCAAGAATGGATTCTGTTCTTGCAAAGAGTACTGGTAA